A single region of the Littorina saxatilis isolate snail1 unplaced genomic scaffold, US_GU_Lsax_2.0 scaffold_2854, whole genome shotgun sequence genome encodes:
- the LOC138957857 gene encoding glycogen synthase kinase-3-like — translation MRKLEHQNIVKLKFFFYSSGEKKDEVFLNLVLEYVPETVYRVARHYSKSKQTIPILYIKLYMYQLFRSLAYIHSQGVCHRDIKPQNLLLDPETGVLKLCDFGR, via the exons ATGCGCAAACTGGAACATCAAAATATTGTAAAGCTCAaattcttcttttattcttctGGTGAAAAG aAAGATGAGGTGTTCCTAAACCTAGTGTTAGAGTATGTTCCTGAGACAGTGTACCGTGTAGCACGCCACTACAGCAAATCCAAACAGACCATACCAATACTCTACATCAAA CTGTACATGTACCAGTTGTTTCGCAGCCTGGCCTACATTCACTCACAGGGCGTGTGTCACCGCGACATCAAGCCACAGAATCTACTGCTTGACCCGGAGACTGGTGTGCTCAAACTCTGTGATTTTGGAAGGTAA